TGATTCCAGATACTTACGTCTCGGCGAGTTTTTAAGTACCCCACGGTAGTCATCGCTGCGTGGTTTTACAGTTAGAGTTGTTTCCGTACGTGCTTCACCAACTGAACTCCTGGCTACCACTTCAATCTTTCCGTGATCGTACTGTCTTGTTTTGGGAATATCAAGATGGTACATTCCGTCGTATGTTAATTTATAACGAGAGCCctagtttagaaaaaaaagttgatttcgaTTAGTTTCTTGCATTCAGTATTTGAAAGaagattgttgtatttttaagaatttttattaaacttacaTTGACAACAGTGTGTCCATTGATTAACCACATAACACGTGGTCTTGGATGACCTGTAACACGACAACAGAATCTGGACGAATCACTTTCTTCGACTGTAACAGGTTCCGGTTTGCTCACAAAGGCTGGAGGTGCTCGCACCTTTTCTTCTTCACTTTCTTCTTCCGGAACgctgtaaattatatttaatataaacgtTAAATGTATTTCCAATTCTCTATTAAAAAAGCTTTGGATGGCCTAAGTACTTACACTTGCCAGGCAGCTTCCATTTCTCGGATCATTTCAATACTCTTCATTCCCTTTGGTAACTGAGATTCGTAGATAATACCAGGCTTTCCGGCTGTTTTAATAGCAGCTCTTGTCTCATCCGTTCCATAAAGATTGGTTGCTCTGCAAAGGTATTCGCCACTGTCTTCAGGATAAACCCATCCAAAGTTCATGGCAACGTAACCGAAGTCATAAATTGGCGTGAATCTGTTTTTGTGAGGTAGTGGTTTGCCATTAAAGAACCATTCCACCTTCATGTTGGGATCTCCTACAGGCGCAAGTTGGCACTCAAATTTAGTATCGTTCATCTCAACAAGCTCAGTTTTGTTTTCGATCTGTGTGACAAATCTTGGTGGTTGCTTCTTGTCAGCATCGTACAGATCATCTTCTGTAAGATGCACCTctgatgtatattttttaatagttgcttCCATTTGCATTAGAGCTTCAGATTTTTTCATGCCTTTTGGTACTTGGTTTTGCAGAATGATATTCGGTAattctgaaacaataaatatgaaGATTAGACGAAAATTAgagaaagtttaatatttaaacatcttAGTTTTAAGTGAATATTACTTACGTTTACAAGAGACAGATGCTCTAGTAGTGTCTTCTCCAAGATCGTTAATAGCTTTGCAAATGTATTCTCCTGAATCTTCGGCATATACATACAAAATTTCCATCAAAACGAATCCCATGTCATATGTTGTTCTGTATCTATGACCTGCTGGAATAACCTTTCCGTTTCTGTACCATTCAATACGCAAGTTTGGATCATCTTTTGGTTCAACCCGACATTCAAATCTAACCGGCTCAGATTCTTCAACTGTGGCTGATTGAATTTGAGTAATAAATCGTGGAGGTTGACGCGGAGGTTCTGCTGCTGGTGCTTCGGTGACGGGGCCACGTTCTAATTCCTTTAGTTTCTCTCCACTCATACCAGTTGGCAGCTGGGAGTCAAAGTCGATCGTTTTCTTGGctagaaaataaatataggaAAATTAGGCTAAGGCTGTTAAATATTTTCCTAATAAAAGAATGCTGAGTTTGTTCTCACATAAGCAAGTAATAGTAGCTTTGGTCGTAGCTGAACCCCACTTGTTGGTAGCTCTGCATACGTATTCACCACTGTCTCTGGCATACGTGTAAGATAGATCTAAAGAGATAAAACCAAAATCATTGATTTGATGGACACGTGATCCTGTAGCGAATGGTCTGCCATTGTGGAACCAGTCAATGCGCATCGATGAATCGTTCTTGGGTTCAACTCGGCAATCAAAGTGAGCTGGACCAGATTCTTCAACTTCAATGTCTTTCAACTCTACAGTGAAACTTGGTGGGTTTGGAGCCTCTTCCTCGGTCATAATCTCATCCCGTTTGTACAATGATTCTTCCAGCTTCTGGATACTTTCTGTTCCTGTTTTAAAGTTACTTGGAAGCTGTGGCTCAAGAATGATACCTTGACGGCCTCGTACTTGAAGCTTACAAGATACTGTTGCTTCTCCATGTCGGTTGGTAGCTTTGCAGGTGTATAATCCAGAATCTCGTTGGTAGCAGTTAGCAACTTCCAAAATTACAAAACCAAAGTCGTGAATTGTTTTCACTCTAGAACCAGCCAGTAAAGCCTTTCCATTGTGGAACCACTCAACACGCATGCTGGAATCATTCACAGGTTGAAGTCTGCATTCGAAGTGAGCAaggcaattttcagataaagtcAGATCTGATGGAGAGGTGATGAATTCAGGTGGCTTTCCGGTGTCATCATCTGGACTTAGTTGTCCAGGTTCGTTACCAAGTCCTTCCAGCTCTGCAATTTTGCCAATTGTTCCTTCCATTCCTTTAGGAAGTTGAGATTCGAGAATTATATTCCTCTTTCCTGTACACTTCATGGAGCAAGTTGTTACTGCTTCGCCGTATTCATTTGTTGCACGACAGCTATATTCTCCTGAGTCCTCTGGATAAATCGGAGATATTTCCAAAATAACAAATCCAAAGTCACAGAATGTGCGGAATCTAGATCCAGTTCGAAGAGGTTTGCTATTCCAGAACCATTCGACCTGGAATGAATAAAGGATAAATTACAcattaataaagaataaaaaatattattgataaatctttCTAAACCAAATTTACCTTTAATTTTGGATCGTCCGTGGGAATGAGACGAGCTTCAAAGTGAGCACTTTCACCTTCTCGAAGGCCATCAAGATTGCTAAGAGGAACCGTGAACATCGGAGCTTTTCCAGTTTCTTGAACTGTTCTTTCATCCTTTGTGCGTATCATGGAATCTTCGAGAGTTTGGATCTTCTCAAGACCGCCTTCCATTCCTTTTGGCAATTGTGATTCAAGAATAAGATTAGCTTTAGATAAACACCTAAGAGTTGCTTTGGTAGTATCTTCTCCATACTTATTGACTGCTCTACATTCATAAACTCCAGAGTTCTCTTCATAACAATACAAAATGTCAAGAATAACAATACCAAAATCGTGGAAAGTTCTGTAGCGATGACCATGTGGTAATTTTTTGCCATTGTAATACCATTCCACCTTAAGGTCAGGGTCGGTAATCGGAGTCAATCTGGCTTCAAAGTGAGCAGACTGGCCCTCAACTAATTTTGTGATGTCAGATATTTGGGTGATAAATTTAGGTGCTTCGGCAACAGATGCAGCCTGTGTTGACTGCTGTTCTCCGGTATAACTTTCTAGTTCACGAATGCGGGCAAGGGAATCTGGTTGAAGAGAGTCGGAGTAGACGCCACCTTTTCCAAAGCATTTGATTGTAGCTTTGGTAAAGTCTTCTCCAAATTTATTACTAGCTTTGCAGACGTATTCGCCAGTATCATGGGACATTACACCTGCAATATCCATTACAACGAAACCAAAGTCAGACACCATCTTGAACCGAGAAGAGTGTCGCAGTGGTTGTCCGTTGTGGAACCATTCGACCTTCATGTTCGGGTCACCTACAGGCACCAGTGTGCATTCGAAATGAGCTGATTGTCCATCCTTAAGGCCTTCCAAAGATTGAATCTGGCTGGTGAATTTGGGTTTCTGTCCCTTGGATTTATCCACACATTCAAGATTTACGCTAATTTCAGCTTGTCCCCATTTGTTAGTCGCCTTGCAAGAGTAAGTTCCAGAATCTTCAATCTTAGTACCTAGAACTTCCAAAACTACCATGCCGAATGCATAAACTGTTCTTGTTCTATGACTGGCCTCTAAAGATTTTCCATTGTAAAACCATTCTACGACCATTGTTTGGTCACCAGTTGGAGTTAGAGATGCCTCAAAATGTGCTATTTCACCTTCTGAGAGGTTAGTCAAGTTCTCGAACTGCGAAGTGAAAACTGGAGGATGTCCTTCATCACTTTCAGGGGCAGTGCCATCTTCTCGTTTGAGTGACTCTTCTAAATCTTGTATGGCTTCTAATCCCTCTATTCCTTTAGGATGTTGCGATCTCTCGATTATGTTTTCTTTTGTTGAACAGTAGATTGTAGTAGATGTAAATGCTTCACCAGCTTTATTATAAGCTTTGCATGTGTAGATACCAGAGTCACGATCATATGCATCGGTTAAGTCCAAGGTGACAAACCCAAAATCACTGGTCATTTTAAATCTTGAACCATGCTCTAAGGCCTTACTATTGAAATACCACTCAATCTTAAGATTAGGATCATCTTTAGGTTCAACTTGTGCTTCCAAATGAAGTGGCTCGGATTCACCGAGTTTGAATTCAGGCTTAAGAGGTACAATCCAAATGGGTTTTGGATATTCATGTTCTGGACCAGAATCTGGCCTCACAGATTTCGACAAATAAGCATCCTCGACTTCCTTTACTTTCTCGAGACCAGCTTCTCCTTGAGGATGTTGAGTTTGGAGGTATATACTTTGTTTGCTTGTACATTTAAGTGTACCAGTTGTTTGTGCTGTTCCTTTAGAATTGGTAGCCTTGACAGTTATTAAACCAGAATCTTCTTCATATGCATGATTAAGATCCAAAGCGAGATATCCAAAATCGTAGGTCGACTTGTATCTTGCACCAATTGGTAACGGTTTTCCATTCAAGAACCATTCAATTTTCATAGTTGGATCTTTGGATGGCTCAACATTGCATTCAAAGTGCACATTGTCTCCTTCGATACATTCGACATTATTCAAGTGGCTGATAAAGACTGGTTCTTCATAAGTAGGTTCAACTTCTTCCCTCGTTGTTGTATGTGGTTGCTCTAAGGCATCAATCTTTGGAAGAGCATCGGGATGTAAAGTATCACCTATTAGCCAATGTTTGTCTGCGATTTTCAGACTGCATGTAGAAACAGCTTCCCCAAGCAAATTGGTAGCTTTGCAGGTATAAATTGCGGAGTCATCATCCCTGAGACTGTTGATTGAAAGCGTAACAAGACCGAAATCAAAAGTACTGCGCAATCTAGTTCCAGTTTGAAGAGAAATACCATTCTTAAACCATTCGACGCGTAAATTTGGATCTGCTCTTGGTTCTACTTGAGCTTCTAAGTAAACATGTTGTCCTTCAACTAATTTGTCAAAGCTCTTGAGATGAGTCGTAAAGACAGGAGCTTGTTGAGGAGTAATATCGACAAACATATCAGGAACTTTGTTCATTTCAGCTTCCTTTAATTGGATCTTCTGCCATGCATCGGGTTGAATTGAATCACCAGAAATAGCAGAACGAGCCTTTACTTTTAGGGATATGGAAGAAACAGCCTCTCCTGATTTGTTGATCGCTTTGCAAGAGTAAACTCCTGAATCCTCGGCAATGACCTTCATGATGTTCAAAGTAACGAATCCGAAGTCATGGTTGACATGGAAACGGGATCCCATCTTGAGTTCGACTCCATTAACATACCACTCAAATCGTAAACTAGCATCTCCAACAGGTACAACTCTGCATTCATAATGAGCTACTTGACCTTCCCATAAGTCTGTAGGACCGGTCAATAATTGAGTAAATATTGGTTTGTCAAATACTCTTTCGGGTTCGTCAGGACGGCTTGGCCCTTTGTCGGCTTCGAGTCGTGCAATCTTCTGTTGAGCCTCAGGATGATGGCTTTCCAATTGAATGCTAGATTTAGTTTGGATTTTCATAGAGGCAGTTGTTACAGCTTCACCTAATGGATTGGATGCTCGGCACATGTAGACACCTTCGTCATTTTCACGAACATGAGATATGTCCAAAGATACGAATCCAAAGTCATGCACTTTCGAGATTCTAGAACTGTTTTCAAGAGGAGTCTCATTTCTGAACCATTCAACCTTCAAAGTTGGGTCTCCCACTGGAATCAATCGACACTCAAAGTGGGCTGTCTGTCCTTCTGAAATAGCATCGATGTTCTGCAGAGGCTGAGTAAAGACTGGACGTTGTCTAGTTTGTGGTTCTGGAACATCAGGTCTCTTCCATGGCTGTTGAGATTCAAGTTCACGAATCTTGTCCATACCCTCGGGTCGCTGAGAATCCATAATTATGTTTTCTCGTGGAATGACCTTGAGTTCGATTGATGAAGTACACTGTCCAAGGTTATTAATAGCGCGTACAGAATATTGTCCTGCATCTTCAGGAACAGCATGTCCAATATCAAGAGCCAAGTAACCAAAATCAAAGGTGACGTGGAAACGAGATGCCGATGGAAGCGGTTTGCCATTGTGAAAGAATTCGATTCGCAAATTAGCATCATGCAGAGGTTCGACTTGGCACTCAAAATGCGCTGTTTGTCCTTCGTAAATTTCAGTAGTTCCCtgtcaaacaaaatacatttttgtgttaGATAAAAGCTATTGATTGGAACTTGaacaaaagaaatatataaaaagcaCATACTCTAAGTTCTGTAGTGAATCTTGGTGGAGTAACGGGTGGTTCATCTACTTCCAAACGAGCCGGATGGCCTTGTGCCTCCAACTCTCTGATTTTCTCAAGTCCATCAGGATGTTGAGTGTCCACAAGTATACTTCGCCGCGctgaaaccaaaaatagtttagaaaattttctctATATTTATCGTATCACTGTGAAGAGAAGATGCTAATTTATGGAGAGGGGAGTTACGTGTTTTGATGCCAAGAAAGCAAATCCTCATATATCTAAAAGCGATGGATTAATACAAAGATTCGGAAATACTAAATCTTCTTTATTGCACTATACATAAGAGCTGGTTATGCTGATTGCGAAAAAATATCTGTATGTAAGATCTTTATAGTTGCCATTGCCTTGTATTCTACAATAATTTCTGTGAAACGATCCTCTCGTTTTATAATATGGGGACTTTCTCTTTCGTCGAATGGAGTGCGAAGACATTTGCAGCAGTCTGTCATCATAAGTTTGTGGCAATTCAGTCTTTAATAAATCGATAGGAAAACGCAAAGCGGGAAAGGGATGTGCACAAGTTTCCAGGGTTTTTTGCTAAAGTTCAAATTCAACGAAAATACTTACATCCTACTTTAATGGTGCAAGTATTTACAGCTTCACCAGCGAGATTTGTAGCCTTGCACATGTAAGTACCAGAGTCTTCAGGATAGGCATATAGAATATCAAGAGCAACGTAACCGAAATCATGAGTTTTACGGTATCGATGTCCAGTTTTGACTGCTTTGCCGTTCACGAACCTATAAAGTGAATTCAGAATTAGAATCAAGGGATTTTTTGTAGTCTCTTAAACCAAGttagatatttcaaccaatattagaaatttaagaaagtaTTCTCTAATAGATACCATTCTATTTTCAGATTGGCGTCGTTGATGGGTTCGACTCTGCATTCCAGGTGAGCATGCTCGGCTTCCTTGACAAGATCAAGATTATTCAAAGGTGTTAAGAAGACGGGTTTCTGATGAACAACTTCCATCTCGacttcttttttcacttcaacagTTTCTAGTTCTCGAATCTTCTGTAATCGCTGAGCATCCAGAGTGTCAAGACATAATCCTTGCTTGGCTGTtagaaataaatcatatttttgattaatttgcacgtctgcaaacaatttgtttttatgaGCAGCGAGATACAGGTAAAATTGATTAAAGATAATTTACTATACTCACAATCGACAGAGATGACACATGTAGTAACTGCTTCACCTGCAGCATTCCTAGCTTTGCACATGTAAGTACCAGAATCTTCTGGGTAAGCATAGAGAATGTCAAGGGCGACAAAACCAAAATCGtaagtggttttaaatttgtgACCTTGTGGAATTGGTCTGCCATCTCTGTACCATTCAACCACCATGGTTGGATCATTTACAGGTGTCAAGGTAGCTTCCAAATGAGCACTCTTTCCTTCTGGAAgatgttcaatatttttcaaaggtCTTCCGAATTTAGGTTTTTCTGCGATCACAACATCTTCTTGATCAACTCTCTTGTAGCGAGAATCATCTTCCAAGTACTGGATCTTTTTAAGAGCACCTTCGTGTTGAGTTTCTTGGATAATGGAAGCACGTGCTAAAGAATGAGAAGAGTACATTATTGCCAAATTACCTAGTATAGCatactctttaatttttaaaagaaagtttaaggTGTAATTCATGTTTGTTAATGATCTACTTACATTTTACGTCAAGATTGATGGAGCTGGTAGCAGAGCCAAGTTTGTTTGTAGCTTTACACGTGTAGGTGCCAGAATCCTCAGCGTAAACTGAGAGAACGTCTAAAGCCGCGAAACCAAAATCGCAAGCTGTTCTGTATCTGTGTCCAGTGGAAAGTGGTTTATCGTTATGGAACCACTCCACCTTCATGTTTGCATCAGGATAGGGCTCAATACGACACTCATAATGTGCGCTTTGACCTTCGACCAAATTTTTAGGTCCATTCAATTGGACGGTAAACGAAGGTTTTTCTTTAACTACTACATCTTCTTCTTCGCGACGTTGATATTTGCTAGAGTCCTCCAAAGCTTGGAGTTTGGCTAAAGAGCCTTCGTGTTGGGAATCAAATTGTAGGGCGGCTTTGGCTGTAGGTGCATGATAAAAGTATCGTGTAAGCAAAAAACGTAGTGTACTGCGCTGTATCAAAAATTCataggaaaaaaataatgtaacctTAATTTATAACATGCCGATGATACTTACACTGAACAAAGAGTGTAGCTGATGTTACTGCTTCGCCAAGATCGTTTATAGCGCGGCAGGTGTATGTACCAGAGTCTTCCGGATTAACATATTTCATGTTGAGGGCAACGTATCCAAAGTCGTGCATTGTTGTCACGCGGTTAGCTGtgcataatagaaaatttttaaaatgaagtataTTAAGTATTTCTTAAACTGGAGGTATTTAGAGGTACAATGCTTACATGCTAAAATTGGGACACCATTTCGCAACCATTCCACTTTGAGTTTAGCATCCCCTACTGGAATGACGCGAGCTTCGAAATGAGCGGCTTGATTTTCAGCAACTCTGAGATCCTTGATAGGCATGGTAAAAACGGGAGCTTGTGAGACAGACTCTTCTTGTACTGCCTTTCGCTGGTAGCGAGATGAATCTTCCAAATGGCGAAGTCTTTGGAGAGCGTT
This Belonocnema kinseyi isolate 2016_QV_RU_SX_M_011 chromosome 3, B_treatae_v1, whole genome shotgun sequence DNA region includes the following protein-coding sequences:
- the LOC117168780 gene encoding titin, yielding MKRQQSQPSQQQLQQQQQQQQTTMQQQQYMQQRTERQITRQHVTSQQRVQGEITMQTSPTIPTFTGRPGDPSPPVFQQIFKNARFAQGGNAVFEGRVSGTPKPSVSWTHKGAPLLESQKFRMTYNSQSGIVKLQINQIGPGDEGEYTCNAKNQYGEAICSVHIQPEGFGQPPQQQLGGFKKEYSQSFQSTEQKSGSQTFQQRSYQQSTENRNYTNGTNSTSIEDFKVDTFEYRVLRETEFRESITRRFMGESDSQISTNVDRTLGPVSPPQITQKPRNSKLAEGSDAVFSSKISGNPKPRLTWFKNGQRISDSQRVETSYSNQQATLKVRVARPEDSGHYSLLVENPQGCTVSSAYLAIESSDQVDQAYVPIQQSRDVLKQTSQTETVTQESADSGKVLAPNFIRTCADRDVTEGKMTRFDCRVTGRPYPEVTWYINGYPVANDTTHKILVNESGNNSLMITNVSRSDSGIVTCVAKNKAGETSFQCNLNVIEKEQVVAPKFVERFTTTNVKEGEPVVFTARAVGTPTPRISWQKDGIPIAPGPDVRISTDGSGASTLDIPRAKFSDAAWYQCTAQNVAGSTATRARLFVETPKGAIPEPRRLNLPRPTKVIEPEPAPGPEVIYLRPVERAKPYLPPQEEDRIYPPPRFIIPLRDVHQLEGGRIHFEARIEPVGDPTMRVEWYVNGRALVASSRATFIFQFGFLAMDLISVGLQDSGEYLCRVVSSTGVAESRATLSVTPRATIEQTSQHPDSLRYIQQLEDYSKYQRQESVEETSSQRPVFIRPLQDLGELQEGRNAHFEAQLTPVSDPTMKVEWYKDGRPITASSRITTIFNFGYVSLNILHLRSEDAGSYTVRAVNRLGEAISSATLRVFARTNVTADLGIPEQQKYIEAADQLEAYHQAMQQKYVHEQPEPTSPPEFKSPIKDQNNIREGGFAHFEARLEPVGDSDLRVEWLKDGRPVEASSRITTFFNFGYVALTIKFVTIHDVGVYTCRAYNRVGEARTTAQLSVISKNDIIYDSQNPTGLQKIQNLEDSSRYTRRVEEETQVSQAPRFLGPLKGTNKIVEGQRAHFEARVEPQSDLTMKIEWYHNGRPITAANRIQTYHDFGYVAIDVLQVRPEDAGTYTVVARNTLGEAQLSASMVVETRSSIDTSSMHHGAYEKTQRFEDSKFVEPQYHIEEISKSKPIFVQPLSDPKPVSEGKNIHLECRLEPMGDPTMRVEWFQNGRPVTVGSRFRTYYDFGYVALDIVHASLLDSGEYTVRATNHLGSAHTSSCVRVIGKSGILTDTQNEQSLEQIQMLEDSSKYRRTQQEEVTVMQPPQFSRPLHNIETVELTNVHLECRLQPVGDASMRVDWFVNGRPVKTGHRFRPSYEFDYVALDILGVYPEDSGVYTCQASNQLGETVTSCSVRVHAKKDLLLESQHPEGLERIQYLEDSSRYKRNELVDEVVNVKPKFVTKPKNQENLREGQHAHFECKLEPVTDSNLKVEWFKNGRPVTIGHRFRPIHDFGYVALDVIDLIAEDTGTYTCRAVNLVGSDEVNCALSCKSTAQILTNTQNEMGLEQISYLEDRSKYHRREDVEETTTQAPIFTTSLNNVEIKEGQRAHFECRLIPVSDASMKVEWFHNNTPVKAGSRFIETNSFGFVALDIMYAYPEDAGTYTCRAKNAIGEAMTSATADVHSKKSIYMETQNENALQRLRHLEDSSRYQRKAVQEESVSQAPVFTMPIKDLRVAENQAAHFEARVIPVGDAKLKVEWLRNGVPILASNRVTTMHDFGYVALNMKYVNPEDSGTYTCRAINDLGEAVTSATLFVQSKAALQFDSQHEGSLAKLQALEDSSKYQRREEEDVVVKEKPSFTVQLNGPKNLVEGQSAHYECRIEPYPDANMKVEWFHNDKPLSTGHRYRTACDFGFAALDVLSVYAEDSGTYTCKATNKLGSATSSINLDVKSRASIIQETQHEGALKKIQYLEDDSRYKRVDQEDVVIAEKPKFGRPLKNIEHLPEGKSAHLEATLTPVNDPTMVVEWYRDGRPIPQGHKFKTTYDFGFVALDILYAYPEDSGTYMCKARNAAGEAVTTCVISVDSKQGLCLDTLDAQRLQKIRELETVEVKKEVEMEVVHQKPVFLTPLNNLDLVKEAEHAHLECRVEPINDANLKIEWFVNGKAVKTGHRYRKTHDFGYVALDILYAYPEDSGTYMCKATNLAGEAVNTCTIKVGSRRSILVDTQHPDGLEKIRELEAQGHPARLEVDEPPVTPPRFTTELRGTTEIYEGQTAHFECQVEPLHDANLRIEFFHNGKPLPSASRFHVTFDFGYLALDIGHAVPEDAGQYSVRAINNLGQCTSSIELKVIPRENIIMDSQRPEGMDKIRELESQQPWKRPDVPEPQTRQRPVFTQPLQNIDAISEGQTAHFECRLIPVGDPTLKVEWFRNETPLENSSRISKVHDFGFVSLDISHVRENDEGVYMCRASNPLGEAVTTASMKIQTKSSIQLESHHPEAQQKIARLEADKGPSRPDEPERVFDKPIFTQLLTGPTDLWEGQVAHYECRVVPVGDASLRFEWYVNGVELKMGSRFHVNHDFGFVTLNIMKVIAEDSGVYSCKAINKSGEAVSSISLKVKARSAISGDSIQPDAWQKIQLKEAEMNKVPDMFVDITPQQAPVFTTHLKSFDKLVEGQHVYLEAQVEPRADPNLRVEWFKNGISLQTGTRLRSTFDFGLVTLSINSLRDDDSAIYTCKATNLLGEAVSTCSLKIADKHWLIGDTLHPDALPKIDALEQPHTTTREEVEPTYEEPVFISHLNNVECIEGDNVHFECNVEPSKDPTMKIEWFLNGKPLPIGARYKSTYDFGYLALDLNHAYEEDSGLITVKATNSKGTAQTTGTLKCTSKQSIYLQTQHPQGEAGLEKVKEVEDAYLSKSVRPDSGPEHEYPKPIWIVPLKPEFKLGESEPLHLEAQVEPKDDPNLKIEWYFNSKALEHGSRFKMTSDFGFVTLDLTDAYDRDSGIYTCKAYNKAGEAFTSTTIYCSTKENIIERSQHPKGIEGLEAIQDLEESLKREDGTAPESDEGHPPVFTSQFENLTNLSEGEIAHFEASLTPTGDQTMVVEWFYNGKSLEASHRTRTVYAFGMVVLEVLGTKIEDSGTYSCKATNKWGQAEISVNLECVDKSKGQKPKFTSQIQSLEGLKDGQSAHFECTLVPVGDPNMKVEWFHNGQPLRHSSRFKMVSDFGFVVMDIAGVMSHDTGEYVCKASNKFGEDFTKATIKCFGKGGVYSDSLQPDSLARIRELESYTGEQQSTQAASVAEAPKFITQISDITKLVEGQSAHFEARLTPITDPDLKVEWYYNGKKLPHGHRYRTFHDFGIVILDILYCYEENSGVYECRAVNKYGEDTTKATLRCLSKANLILESQLPKGMEGGLEKIQTLEDSMIRTKDERTVQETGKAPMFTVPLSNLDGLREGESAHFEARLIPTDDPKLKVEWFWNSKPLRTGSRFRTFCDFGFVILEISPIYPEDSGEYSCRATNEYGEAVTTCSMKCTGKRNIILESQLPKGMEGTIGKIAELEGLGNEPGQLSPDDDTGKPPEFITSPSDLTLSENCLAHFECRLQPVNDSSMRVEWFHNGKALLAGSRVKTIHDFGFVILEVANCYQRDSGLYTCKATNRHGEATVSCKLQVRGRQGIILEPQLPSNFKTGTESIQKLEESLYKRDEIMTEEEAPNPPSFTVELKDIEVEESGPAHFDCRVEPKNDSSMRIDWFHNGRPFATGSRVHQINDFGFISLDLSYTYARDSGEYVCRATNKWGSATTKATITCLSKKTIDFDSQLPTGMSGEKLKELERGPVTEAPAAEPPRQPPRFITQIQSATVEESEPVRFECRVEPKDDPNLRIEWYRNGKVIPAGHRYRTTYDMGFVLMEILYVYAEDSGEYICKAINDLGEDTTRASVSCKQLPNIILQNQVPKGMKKSEALMQMEATIKKYTSEVHLTEDDLYDADKKQPPRFVTQIENKTELVEMNDTKFECQLAPVGDPNMKVEWFFNGKPLPHKNRFTPIYDFGYVAMNFGWVYPEDSGEYLCRATNLYGTDETRAAIKTAGKPGIIYESQLPKGMKSIEMIREMEAAWQVVPEEESEEEKVRAPPAFVSKPEPVTVEESDSSRFCCRVTGHPRPRVMWLINGHTVVNGSRYKLTYDGMYHLDIPKTRQYDHGKIEVVARSSVGEARTETTLTVKPRSDDYRGVLKNSPRPWYDSDLTQYQSERQDTELERVFDERHQTVSQGVNIATEHLGQKMIKEPETDWQKSVKTKKNEDYYNKLMDLEESQVLKETRLREQSHQFAVPGDKVVNNSMAKGMAQKYQENLETQPQEAVEPPPKVVRKPFTTEVEIDTERLKGSGRYPPEPSESSVHGREVHVAKQRQIQKETKGDLEITRKITATETTEMEHKAKTQERVVQGQVKPAVPPVFTKKIQPCRAFEQEQAKFEVEFDGDPLPAIKWYREDFPITNSADLQIYTFSTKSVLIVRQVFMEDSGVFSVIAENRGGKAKCSANLVVEERRRQPGRGGVVPPSFISTIQSNTVTSGQLARFDAKVAGTKPIDVYWLKNGKKIVADIRYKTLEEDNTYTLLILESVPEDTGKYECVALNSAGEARCDAECTVRGPQSSAKTAKPSTPGVEKAPTVAEPLRDQTIKEGTSVAFACRITGKPTPTIQWKKGDKVIKPSKYFQMQKEVDLCTLRISEAFPEDEGVYKCIAKNPAGEVTTSANLRVLAPDTADVLPKLTPLKDQIVLEGQPAQFKTQVTPPKVKPTIQWYREGALIPQSPDFQMIHEGNNAVLLIATTYEEDTGTFTCRATTSAGTVETSAKLIVKSKN